A region from the Vicia villosa cultivar HV-30 ecotype Madison, WI linkage group LG3, Vvil1.0, whole genome shotgun sequence genome encodes:
- the LOC131656185 gene encoding uncharacterized protein LOC131656185: MASTKVQRVMTQPINLIFRFLQSKARIQIWLFEQKDLRIEGRIIGFDEYMNLVLDDAEEVNVKKKSRKTLGRILLKGDNITLMMNTGK, translated from the exons ATGGCGAGTACCAAAGTTCAGAGGGTTATGACCCAACCCATT AACTTGATCTTCAGGTTTCTTCAAAGC AAAGCTCGTATTCAGATTTGGCTTTTTGAGCAAAAGGATTTGAGGATTGAAGGAAGAATCATT GGTTTTGATgagtacatgaatttggttttggATGATGCTGAAGAAGTAAACGTCAAGAAGAAGAGCAGAAAGACATTAG GGAGGATCCTTCTTAAAGGAGACAACATAACTTTGATGATGAACAC GGGGAAATGA